From Aspergillus fumigatus Af293 chromosome 3, whole genome shotgun sequence, a single genomic window includes:
- a CDS encoding glycoside hydrolase family 13 protein: MVKPSSQIHRAWWKECSVYQIYPASFKDSNDDGIGDIPGIISKLDYIKNLGVDIVWLCPSYKSPQVDMGYDISDYYSIADEYGTVADVEKLIEECHKRGMKLLMDLVVNHTSDQHEWFKKSRSSKDNPYRNWYIWKPPRYDEQGKRHPPNNWISHFQGSAWQYDELTDEYYLHLYAKEQPDLNWEHPPVREAVHDIMRFWLDKGADGFRMDVINFISKEQSFPDADVKDPQSIWQWADKYYANGPRLHEYLQGLGQILRDYDAFSVGEMPFVKDTEEVLKAVRFDRNEINMIFNFEHVDIDHGEFDKFVPGSWKLTDLKAFFERWEKFMYENDGWNALYWENHDQPRSIDRYTQAKEEHRLVASKLLATILTLQAGTPFIYQGQELGMRNVPVEWGIEEYKDIDCLNHWHELLKTKQFDTKAQQIAKQEYQKKSRDNARTPVQWSSGPNGGFTGPDVKPWMSVNPDYVRINAEAEVNDPNSTYHYWASVLGLRKKYLDIFVYGNFEMVDGDSQEVFAYTRQYENQKALVVGNFTDKTLEWSPAANGIKGVREVLLNTYEEAKKASPRFAGEKWSLQPYEAVAVIVQE, from the exons ATGGTCAAACCCAGCAGCCAGATCCACCGTGCTTGGTGGAAGGAGTGCTCCGTCTACCAGATCTACCCGGCTTCCTTCAAAGATTCCAACGATGACGGCATTGGGGATATTCCCGGCATCATTTCCAAGCTCGACTATATCAAAAACctaggagtagatatagTCTGGCTGTGTCCGTCCTACAAATCCCCTCAGGTGGATATGGGCTATGATATTTCCGATTACTATAGCATCGCAGACGAGTACGGCACTGTCGCGGATGTGGAGAAGCTAATAGAGGAGTGCCACAAGCGAGGAATGAAGCTTTTGATGGACTTGGTGGTCAACCATACGAGTGACCAGCATGAATGGTTCAAGAAATCCCGCAGTTCAAAGGATAACCCGTATCGCAACTGGTACATATGGAAGCCGCCAAGGTACGATGAGCAGGGAAAGCGCCATCCACCAAATAACTGGATATCTCATTTTCAAG GAAGCGCTTGGCAGTACGACGAGCTCACGGATGAATACTACCTCCACCTGTATGCCAAGGAACAGCCTGATCTCAACTGGGAGCACCCACCTGTGCGCGAGGCAGTCCACGACATTATGCGGTTTTGGCTGGACAAAGGAGCGGACGGATTTCGGATGGACGTGATTAACTTTATCAGCAAGGAGCAGAGCTTCCCTGACGCCGATGTCAAAGATCCCCAAAGTATCTGGCAATGGGCCGACAAATACTACGCCAACGGACCCCGCCTACACGAGTACCTACAGGGTCTGGGCCAGATTCTCAGAGATTACGACGCTTTCAGTGTTGGTGAGATGCCATTCGTCAAAGACACGGAGGAGGTTCTGAAGGCTGTCCGTTTCGACCGCAACGAGATCAACATGATCTTCAACTTTGAGCATGTGGATATTGATCACGGAGAATTTGACAAGTTCGTGCCCGGAAGCTGGAAACTAACTGACCTGAAGGCCTTCTTTGAGAGATGGGAGAAGTTTATGTATGAAAACGATGGGTGGAATGCTCTGTATTGGGAAAACCATGATCAGCCGCGGTCGATCGATCGATACACCCAGGCAAAGGAGGAGCATCGCCTGGTAGCATCCAAGCTCCTGGCTACTATCCTAACGCTACAGGCTGGCACGCCATTCATCTACCAGGGCCAAGAACTAGGCATGAGAAACGTGCCAGTGGAATGGGGAATCGAGGAGTATAAGGATATTGACTGCCTCAACCATTGGCATGA GCTGCTAAAAACAAAGCAATTCGACACTAAAGCACAGCAGATTGCCAAACAGGAGTATCAGAAAAAATCACGAGACAACGCGCGCACGCCAGTTCAATGGAGTTCAGGACCGAATGGCGGCTTCACAGGGCCAGATGTGAAGCCCTGGATGTCAGTCAATCCGGACTATGTGCGCATCAACGCCGAAGCAGAGGTCAACGATCCGAACTCGACGTACCACTACTGGGCGTCTGTGTTGGGCCTTCGCAAGAAATACCTGGATATATTCGTCTATGGTAATTTCGAGATGGTGGACGGCGACAGCCAGGAGGTCTTCGCGTATACTCGACAATATGAAAATCAGAAGGCGTTAGTAGTGGGTAATTTCACGGACAAGACACTGGAGTGGAGTCCTGCTGCCAATGGGATCAAGGGTGTGAGGGAGGTGCTGCTCAACACTTATGAAGAGGCAAAGAAAGCGTCACCGAGATTTGCTGGAGAGAAGTGGTCTCTTCAACCGTATGAAGCGGTTGCGGTAATTGTGCAGGAGTAA